The region tcattttatcaacatttcCACTGAACTTAACGTAAcattttctccaaaaacatTCGTTTGCTTTGGCGCGTGGAAGCTAAACACCTCAACAAGGTCTCCTTTGAAGTTAGCAAACAAATCGAGCTCGGCAAACAAAACCGCTGCACCACAAATTGACAGAGTAACCTTAGAAAATAGGTTGTTTTAAAGCCCTACAGCACATAAGCCTAATCCACTAACGAGATTTTAGTATGTTTTCTGTTGGGCTGCGCTCACAAATCTTACCGCTAATGATAGCTCTACATTCTACAATCATCGTCCATCGACACCGGGACCCggttaccagcagcagtttttTAAGCCAGACTActtgaagaagaagacaacAGCGGCGAAGCTGCCCGGACGAAAACACATCGCACTCAGTTCGTTTTGTAGATTTGTCCAAGGGTTTCTTCCCGCGAATTGTGCTTCACCAAGAAACGCTGGCCAAGATGTTCTCCAGAATACCGGGAAGACGACTTCTGCTGGCGCATCACGCATTGGATTTTTCGGCTGCCGAAAAACACAGCTCATCCGCCATATTGCCCGACGAAGCTATCGTCGCGTATCATAGGCGCTACTTTTGAACCCATTTTTCACAGTTTTATCACGACGGATTGACCGAAATAACAAACAACTCACGCACTCTAGAAGGTAGGAAAAACAATCAAGCCATTCTTACCTAGTTTTGTAGCGAAATCCGTGGCGTATTTCTGCAatttaaaagcttttccacttttccactccCAAGCAGTCCAAAAAAAACTCTGTTTGACAGCTGTCTTTCCGAATCACCCATGCAGCAGTTTCGCGATCGAAACAAACTCATTTTTTgacaaatgaaaatgtaaaataaaatCGTCCCAGGCGTTCTCGCTCTGCATTGTGTTCTGAAAAAATACCTAAAATTACGGTAAAACGGCGGATTTGCGAGGATGGGGATAGTGCTTCGTGAAAAGTGATAGTTGGAGAGGGAAAACAGATAGGAAACAATCATGACCGAACGGTGGCACATGAACAGTTTGGTGACGACGAAAAGTGGTTTAGGTGTTGGAAGCGCGGAAGGTGGCGGCACAGCaagtggcggcggcagcaacggTGTAGGCAATCATGGATCCAGCTTAGGGAATGGCAACACGGCGGCCGGAACGACTGACCTCAGCACGGCGGGGAGTGTGGGCGGCGGCGTCATTGGCGGGGCGCATGCCTTCGGTGCGGCGAACGGAGAATCGGGCATCCTCCGCAAAACGGgacactaccatcaccatcatcatcaccatggcgGCACCCAGGAGAACTTCGACGATCTGCTCGTCTTCGGTTACTCGTGCAAAATCTTCCGCGACAACGAGAGGGCACGATACATCGATCAGGGCCGTCACCTGATACCGTGGATGGGCGACAATCAGTTGAAGATAGACAGGTTAATAGCTCCTTTCTCCTACACTCTATaccattttctttctgctaaacTCGAAATACCAGACAATCGATTTGTACCAATCAAACCTAAGCAACAGCTACACCACCGATCGCAACGGAAGAACCAGCTTTGGAACGTGGTTGAAAGTACCGGAAAAATTCCCCGAGAATCGTAACCTGGCTAAACAGGCATGAAACCGGTCGACAGTCGATTTGTTCGACGCACGACGATTGAAATGCTGAGCCACAGCGTACAACTTAAATCGCTGcacaatgaaatggaatgaaccAACGGACTTTACAGCAGCGCAGTACGGTGCCCGTTGCGCCACCGATGAAAccgttgtttcgtttgcagTTCCGAAACCACacaagaccaccaccaccacgtcaaGGATCAGCCGGGAACAGTTGTGTGCACACCACAGACTCTCGCTTCCACCTTACcgtttcgcaaaaaaaagaatggcaAAAGCGTATGTTACCACTCCCTTTCAGGTCTTTATAAATGAAACTCAAATTCAACCCTACAGACGTGAAGGCCATCGTGGTATGTATAAATCGAAGGGGTAATTGACACTTCTCtaaatgtttcatttaattctcaacatatttttttctctatttctccACTCTTCTGCTTGTGTTGCGCAAGAGGGAAAAGATAAAGCAAAGTTGTGGACGGAGGGAGCAAATGCTATGTAAAAAATCTAATCGTGcgttgaatgatgatgatggttgcaaACCCGGACACAGAAAGCCTGGCAACGAAGATGGATCAGGTCCTACGATTTCGTCTTACGCCGATATCCTAGGATTTGATCGCGCTTCTGCTCCCAAGCGTAGTCACCCTTCTGTGTTCTGAGGTTTGCGCAGTCATAGGCGAGAGCACTTAATTCGAGCAACAGACAAGCAACTCCGATTCCGAATCCCGAAAAAAAGAGCCAGAGAAAAGACATAAGCGTGCGCCTCCTTGCCGGAGGTCAATTTTAAAGATAAAAACGAATCTAAACTATACCtttcgtttttgcttttcctttttttctctctctcttttctttcgctctatTGCTCCAATGGTGCGGTATGATAATGGGTCCATAGATATGATGCCCGCGGTGCGTTACACGATCTCGCACCCTACGAACCACCGCCTGGTGGTTATCGAGATCGTCTGGAGGGTTTAACGGCGGCCGAGCAGAAGGCGGAACAGTTGTGCGAGGAAGAGCGCTACTACAGCCTTTACCGGAACGAGGTGGAAGAGGAAATCGCTCAAGGTAAGCCGGATACACGATGATGCACGCGTCAGTTCCATTTACCCTTTGCTATGGATTGTGTCGTTCCAGAGGAAAGCTTAAAGCGACAGCTAAAGTTGGGCACCGAAATCCCATTCGATTATGATGCCCCGCCACAGGAAGGAGCAACGGTGGCTACTGTTGAGCAGCGTTCAGCTTCAGGCAACGAGCAAGACGATGATCCTTATGTACCGCTGGCTAACTTTGAAATTCCTTCCGACATTCCACTCCCGGACACGATGAAGGAACATGCAATCATCGAGAAAACAGCTAAATTCATTGCCTCGCAGGATGCGCAAATGGAGATACTGCTCAAAACGAAACAAGCCAACAATCCACAGTTTGACTTTCTCAACCAGAGCGGCCACCTGTTCCGCTACTATCGGCATGTGCTGCTAGCTTTTCGCACCAATCAAtacccgagcagcagcagcaccagcggcagcgaacAGCCGgaagtgggtggtggtgatgatgaggagccGAACTCGCAGCAAAATGGCACAGCGACAGTAGTCACTCCGAGCGTAGTCGTTCCGACCATCAAGTACAAGCCCTCGGCGGATTGTGCTTACACTCAGCTGATAAGCAAAATTACCGGAGCACCAATACCGACGGTATCGGCGTCCGAAGGAGGTGAGCAATCGCCTTCGTCCGGAGTGTCGACCCCGACGGGGATAGAGAAGAAGCTGCCGGTTTCCACCGGTTTGGCAGGGTTGGTGCAGTATGATTCGGGCAGtagcgatgatgacgaagacggcgacgatgacaaTGATGCCAATGAGAACTCCGATGCACAACGTAAACGTAAATCGAATGAACCGAAGGAATCTAAAGCTAGACCGCTTTCACCATTCCAAGGGGTAGTACCTGCACTGACGATTCAGCACGTGATTGATCGGACGGCCATCTATGTGGCGAAGAACGGGTACAGCTTTGAGGAAGCTCTGCGCGCCAAGAATGATCCACGATTTGTCTTTCTCAATCAAACACATCAATATTACCCGTACTATGCGTACTGTGTGCGCCAGCGAATGAACGGGGGTGAAAATGGAACGGCGCAAACATCTGGTTCATCGcttccggcagcagctgcagcacccaATTCACCTCCCAAAGTAACGGTTCGAACGGAAACAGGAAACGGTACTGTGGTGGAGACAACGCCTAGTTTGGGCATTAAAGCGGTCCATACCGCGGCACCGAAAGTGGCGCCGGTATCATCAACAAAAATTCAACATCAAAAGCTGGGTGCACCGGTCAGTTTTATGCTTCCTCGCAAAGCAAAAGATGATACCAGTAGTAAAATGTTgggaagcgatgatgatgaagacgaaCAGCAGGTGCGAACTGTCCAGCCAGAggaaggagcgaaggaaagCCAGGAGCAACTGCCTGAGCCACCGAAGCAGGAATCTAAACTCATTGAAACGACGAAACGAGTGAAAGAGGAACTTCAACCAAAGCCTCCCATCGCCATTTTATACAAGGAAGAAACGGTTGAGCCCCTGCCGGAGCACGTACAAGAAGAGATCGAAAAGGCAACCGCAGTGGCAGACGAAAGCCAAACAAACTCGCCCACCACGAACCTAGAACCGACCGTCTCGAAGGAAAAGCAAGCTGAACGCAAGAAACGGGCCAGCATGTTTGTCAATCTTATCAAGCACGTGGATCGTAAGCCATCGGCCGATGAACGAGAGCACGTTCCAGAGGCGAGAGCGCGGATCATCGATGGTGGCCATATCGCTAGCGATGTGGAGGAAGGATCGGTACAATCGATTCGCTCCACCAGCTTATCGCCAAAGGATCAGAAAGCCGGAAGCGGTaacaccactactaccaccaccacgataatGACGACCACGGTgatcgaggatgatgatgacgatgatgacgatgtggtGCTGGTAAGTGAAACGCGGCCCGCGCCCGTTCGACGTTCCCGGACTCGCTCACGTTCTCCACAAAGCCCcagaaaaaaatcgatcgaacggtcgAGCGATTCTCGtcggacgaagaagaaaaaatctaAAAGCCGTCACCGATCATCACGGGCAAAGTCGAAGTCGAAAAagtcgaagaaaagaaaatcccgcTCACGATCCCGATCGCGGGGGAAGCGAGAGCGTAGTAGAACGCGTCGTGATCGCAGCAAAACATCCAGGCGGAGAGGacgcagtagtagtagcactaGTAGCAGTAGCCGCAGCCGTAGCCGCAGTCGAAAACGATCGCAAAGCCATACGAGCAGCCGAAATAGTCATGTGAAGCGGCGCACCGATGTTCGCCGGCGAGCCCACTCGAGCTCTTCACCGTCCAGATCACGTTCTCGCTCACGGTCGGCTGGCTCAGCATCCGGTACTAAACGGTCTCGAAGAAGTGAACGTTCGCCCGTGGAATCGTCGAAGCGAAAGGGCAGGAAAGATCGTTCACGGGAATCTAGTCGCGATCGGAAGCGTAAGAAGCCGCCAAAGGATCGATCCACTAGTCGAGGATCGCACCGGAAAAGCGATAGTGATTCGGAGAGCCGCCGTAGGCGACAGCGACATCGAAAGAACAGGACGGTCGGTGAAGGTCACGACGAACGGTATACTGCTCCGTCGAGAGCGAGGTACTGGGATTGCTAGAGAATCCAACGAAATCATATCGGATCGATCAGGTGTGGTTAGGAGGAGGTACGGAGCCTAATAACAAATCACTAGGGAATTGATTGGGATACGTAGATATTGTAGTGTAAAGTGGAAGGTTTTAATaaaacttctttttttcttaacTGATACCGACCGTCTTCTCATTGTTCTAATCCATCTCAAGCCTTTTCCGCCTAATAAGATAATAAGGTCGCAGTAGTTGCACCACGGATTGCCCCTCTGCCATCAATGTACCGAACCTGAGCGCCACTATCGCCAATTCGTTTCGACATTATGCCATCGAGCGACCGTAGATAACCCGCGTACTGTGCTGAGTACCGCTGAACGACCAAATAATTGTTTCGTAATTGTCCATTCTAACAGATCATTATAATTATAAGGTTTGCGATTTTTATGAGATTCGGGTCGCTGGCAAAAATTGTGCGAACTCATTATCCCTGGAAGCTGATGGCTGATAGCCACGCAGCAATCTCTACCTCTCCTTGATGCTTACGCCGGCCAATCAAGCATAAGAAATGAAGGTTGGTTTGATAGTcagtcttttttgtttgtttttttcttctgtatTCCTCCGATTGTGTAATGGTGATTCAAGGAAGAGTTCAAACTTCGGTTCATCGCTGGAACGGCCGCTAGACGATAAGGAATGTAGTTCTGGTCCAGTGACAATgccaaccattttttttttcaaagtaGAAACTCGAGGCGGTTGAAGGCGACTCGACGATCACAC is a window of Anopheles aquasalis chromosome 2, idAnoAquaMG_Q_19, whole genome shotgun sequence DNA encoding:
- the LOC126569177 gene encoding protein suppressor of white apricot; this translates as MTERWHMNSLVTTKSGLGVGSAEGGGTASGGGSNGVGNHGSSLGNGNTAAGTTDLSTAGSVGGGVIGGAHAFGAANGESGILRKTGHYHHHHHHHGGTQENFDDLLVFGYSCKIFRDNERARYIDQGRHLIPWMGDNQLKIDRYDARGALHDLAPYEPPPGGYRDRLEGLTAAEQKAEQLCEEERYYSLYRNEVEEEIAQEESLKRQLKLGTEIPFDYDAPPQEGATVATVEQRSASGNEQDDDPYVPLANFEIPSDIPLPDTMKEHAIIEKTAKFIASQDAQMEILLKTKQANNPQFDFLNQSGHLFRYYRHVLLAFRTNQYPSSSSTSGSEQPEVGGGDDEEPNSQQNGTATVVTPSVVVPTIKYKPSADCAYTQLISKITGAPIPTVSASEGGEQSPSSGVSTPTGIEKKLPVSTGLAGLVQYDSGSSDDDEDGDDDNDANENSDAQRKRKSNEPKESKARPLSPFQGVVPALTIQHVIDRTAIYVAKNGYSFEEALRAKNDPRFVFLNQTHQYYPYYAYCVRQRMNGGENGTAQTSGSSLPAAAAAPNSPPKVTVRTETGNGTVVETTPSLGIKAVHTAAPKVAPVSSTKIQHQKLGAPVSFMLPRKAKDDTSSKMLGSDDDEDEQQVRTVQPEEGAKESQEQLPEPPKQESKLIETTKRVKEELQPKPPIAILYKEETVEPLPEHVQEEIEKATAVADESQTNSPTTNLEPTVSKEKQAERKKRASMFVNLIKHVDRKPSADEREHVPEARARIIDGGHIASDVEEGSVQSIRSTSLSPKDQKAGSGNTTTTTTTIMTTTVIEDDDDDDDDVVLVSETRPAPVRRSRTRSRSPQSPRKKSIERSSDSRRTKKKKSKSRHRSSRAKSKSKKSKKRKSRSRSRSRGKRERSRTRRDRSKTSRRRGRSSSSTSSSSRSRSRSRKRSQSHTSSRNSHVKRRTDVRRRAHSSSSPSRSRSRSRSAGSASGTKRSRRSERSPVESSKRKGRKDRSRESSRDRKRKKPPKDRSTSRGSHRKSDSDSESRRRRQRHRKNRTVGEGHDERYTAPSRARYWDC